TCAGGTCTGGCTTGGGCATCACCGGTGCGATATGCACCGAGCGCCAGGACAAGCCTTTGAAGCCCAGCAACAGGCGGGCTTTTTTCAGCAAAAGGGGACTGCGGGTAATGGTGGAGGATTAACTCAGACATGCCAGGCTCCGCTTCAGAAGTGAGCCGCTAGCTTAGCCTGCAAACCCGAAAATGGGGCCGATGGGAACCCATCAGTCAAATCAATGAACCACTCGCCGCCAGGCACTCCTTGGCGCTTTTCTTCAATTTCTTGATCAGCCGCTCCTGGCGCAGCGCCTCGCCCTTGCTCGCGCATTGCTCGGTGTACACCAGCGCCACCGCAGGGCTGGACAGAAAAAACCGCGCGCCTTTGCCGCTCTGGTGAGTGGCAAAACGGCGCACCGGGTCATTGCTGATGCCGCAGTAGAGCGAGCCGTTGGCGGCGCGAACCAGGTAGACGAACCAGGGTTTTGGGTCTGGCGCGCTCACTCAACGGCTGGCCTGGAATGCCTTTAAACCGCGCAACGCCTGGCTGCGCACGGCGTTTTTCACCAACGGTGTCCAGCCCAGCAACAGCCCCTTGGTGCCCAATGCCTGACGCGACCAGCGCCACAGGTCGAAGCTGTCGTGATGCTCACTGATCTTGCCATCGCGAAACACAAAACGTGCCTGGATATCGTTGACCACCGTGTTACCGGTGGCACTGAACAAATAGGTGGCAACCCAATGCGCACTGCCGCCGCGCTCATCGCTGCGCACGCTGTCGAACGTCAGGGAGAAGTCCTTGGCGCGTGTGGTGAGCATGCGCCACATATCACCGGCGTCGCGCCCGCGCAGTTCGCCGAAGGCCGGGTCGCTGAACACCACATCCTCGGTGTAGCAAGCGGCCATGGCTTCGGCGTCCAGGCGCTGGAACGCCTGGTAGAACTCGGTGATCAGGGCGTCGTGGACGTCACTCATGGGCAGGCTCCGCAGTCCATTGGTATCAGTAGGCCTGCACGATAATACTCGCTGGCGCGCAAGGCTATGACCATTCACCTTGAAAATATTCACGATGCTGTCTTACGACAACTGCCGGCCAAGACACTCGTTCCACGTCACGCAATTAAGCAACAACAAATATCAACTGCGTTTCAAACTAAGGCACCATTCCGTTTTCACGCGCATAGGTAAACAAATCAACATCAGTTGAAATGCACAAACGGCTCATCGCGGTACTTTTTTGTTTACTGATAGTGGAAATACTTCGGTTGACCCGCGCCGCTATCTGGCTCACGGTCATTCCACTGGCAAGCATGCGTACCACTTCCCGTTCCTTGCCGGAAAGTTGCGGTGTTTCGGTAGTTTGGGTCACGGAGGCCATATCCAATTGCAAGCGCAGGCATTCACTGACAAACGTCTTGCCTTGCATCACGGTTTTCAGCGCCTGGGGTAACTCTCGAGCCGAGGCGCTTTTGGCAACTATCGCCCGCGCGCCGTGAGAAAACGCCGCACGCAACGTCGCCACATTGGCGAACATAGTCACCAGGATCACCGGCACCTTGGGGTACTGACGGTTCAGCAGACCCAGCAAACTGTAACCATCGGCCTGCTGATCACCGGGCATGGCGAAGTCTGTGACGATCACATCACACGCCGTATTCGCCACCAGATCCAATAATTGATCGGGCCCATTGGCTTCGCCCACGACCTTGCAACTGCCCGTCGCTTCAATCACCACTTTTGCCCCACCCGGACAATAGGGTGGTCATCGGCAATAATTACGCGAAACATTGTTTTATCCATGATGGCAATTTGAGTTCCCGCAAAATACCTCGCAAAGATTCCAGCAACAACTGGTAATAACCAGGCGGATTTCCCCTACACCCTTGTTTCATGAGCGCTGAACTTATACCTACAGAACAAAAAGAAAATACATACAGAAAAGTACTACAGCACAGATAGATAAATTCCTTCAAAACTAACTCATAGATCGGCGAGACGTTGCAGATACTCTTCAATGTCCTGCTGGAACTGCTCTAGCTCCCTGGCCCGTAGTGCGACTCCGCACTGGTTGACCTGAGTGATCAACTCAATGGCGCGCGGCTCCAGATCGGTCGTCCCCAGGAACGCGACACTCCCTACCAGACGGTGCAGGCGATGTGCCGTCTCGGCAGTGTCCAGGCGAGCCCGCGCCAGGATCAGCGCAGTGAGATCGGCATAAGCTTCCTGCAACAGATTGAACAGCATGGACTCCACCACCTCCCATGCGCCAAAAGCCGCGATCAAGCTATTACGGCTGGGTTGGCTGTGTCGCCAACGCGTCGGCACGGGGTTGTGACCGGACACCGGATTACTCAACCAGTACTGCAACACGTCGTGCAATTGTTCCAACGACAGCGGTTTGACCAACCAGGCATCCATGCCACTCGCCTTGCACAGCCGGACATCGTCCAAGGTGAGGCTCCCGCTCAGGGCAATCACCGGAATACCGCAATGGCCGGCTTGCTGCTCGCGGCGACGGATTTCCCGGGTCAGCGCATAGCCATCCATTACCGGCATGCGGCAATCGCTGATGACCAGGTCAAACCGCTGCGCGGTCATCGCCTGTACAGCGAGCAGACCGTTTTCGCAGGCTTGATGGGCGACCCCAAGCCTTTCCAACAAGGTGCTCAGCAGTAATCGGTACATGCGATGGTCATCGACCACCAGCACCCTGGCGTGCTGCCAATCAAGAGAGGGGGGAGCAGAAGGATTGCCCGGCATAAACGACCTCCTGCAGAGCGAGCAGCTCACCAGGTTGCCAACCGCAGGCAAGGCGTCGCTCGAAGTTGTCTCCACTCGAAAAGAATAGCGGGAATGGGATGGTTGAACAGCGCAAAAAAATATCCGAACGGTTGCAGTGTGGCGATACAACAACTACGAGAACTCGCCTTTTCCAGCAGGCACATCGCACGTGTTACAGCCATTTGCCCACTGCTCTGCCTGCCGCTTTGATTCTCGTATTTATTGCATTTCCCAGGTCATGTCCCGGCGCTAAATTCGCCACCGTTCCAGGCACACAGAAGGCGCGACCGGTCAGTTCCAATACCAATAACCCCTGACCGGCCAGCGCACTGCCTGGGCACTGCCTGCTTGCACATCATCCTGAGGAACACCCATGAAACCCGCTTTTTTTGCATGCGCTGCTGCCTGCCTAATGACCTGCACATCGGCCCTCCAGGCCGCCAGCAGCATCGACCTGTCCGTCACCGGCGTGATCACCCCGAGTGCGTGCACACCGAGTCTGAGTGACGGCGGGAAAGTCGACTTTGGCAAGATTGCGGCAAAGGACCTGTCTGTCGACCTCCCCACCGAGCTCCCCGACGTCACGCTCAAGTTAAGCGTGAATTGCGACGCCAAGACGTTGTTTGCCCTGCACGGTAGGGACAACCGTCGAGGCTCGTCGATCTATTCCGCCTTGTCCGAATACTACGGTCTCGGGCTGATCAACGGCGACCAGAAGCTGGGCGCCTATCGGATCGGCGTGTACAACCCGGTCGCGGACACCGCCGTGTACCCCCTGTTCTCCTTCGACTATGGCAAAACCTGGCTGGTCAACTCGTCAGGCAGCTATATGGGGCACGAGTACTGGAATGCCTTCGGCCTCGTCATGGACACGCCGATTGCGCTGAAGAACGTCACGGTCGACCTGCTGATAGCCACCGACATTGCACCCGCCAAGAACCTGACCCTTACCGAGGAAGTACCGCTGGACGGCAGCGCCACGGTGGACGTGGTGTACCTCTAACCCTCCCATCCCCCACACGGACTTGTGCCCATGGATAAACACACCTCTGCTGCTCTTGCTTTGCTGCTCGCGGCATGCGCTCTTCGCCGCCAGCACCACGGACCTGGCCGTCACCGGCATCATTACTCCCAGTTCCTGCACACCCTCGCTGTCAGACGGCGGTGTGGTTGACCACGGCAAGTTGAGCGCCAGGGACCTGGACCCAGTGCTGCCCACTCGCTTGCAAACCGGTGAAATGCACCTGGAAGTGCATTGCGAAGGCGCGACGCTGTTCACCCTGACCACGGTGGATAACCGTGCGGGCACTGCCGCCATCAACCCGCGCTCCATGCACGGCCTGGGGATGGTCAATGATGACCAAAAACTCGGGGCGGTGTCCTTCGGGGTGTTTGAAGCGGTGGCCGACAACGCGCCGGTACAAACCATCATGTCCCGTGACGGCGGCACCACCTGGGGCCCGTCCTCCTACTTGGGCCACGCCGCGTTGACCGCCTTCACCACGGGCGGCGTTCCGCACACCCCAATGGCGCTGCAAGACCTGAGCGCCCGCCTGCGGGCCTTCACGGTGATTGCCCCGGCAGGCGACCTGAGCCTGCTGGATGAACTGCCTATCGATGGTCACGCCACGTTGCAGCTCAAGTACTGGTAACCCGACCTCTTAACCTTCCCGGAGAGACACTATGAACAACCACCTCAAGCCCCTGATCGCGACGCTGCTACTGGCCGGCAGTGCCAGCGCATTTGCCGCCTCCAGCGTCGACCTGACCGTTACCGGCCTGATTACCCCAAGCGCTTGCGAACCCACCCTCAGCAATGGTGGCACCGTGGATTACGGCAAAATTTCGGCCAAGGACCTGAAGCCGGATCAGACCACCAGCCTGCCTTGGCAATCAGTGCAACTGGCCGTCACCTGTGATGCCGCAACGCTGATGGCGCTGGAAAGCAAAGACAATCGCGAAGGCTCCAGCCTCGGCGGTAACACAACGGAGTTTGGGCTCGGGTTGATCAACAGCAGCGAAAAACTCGGTGACATGGAACTGCGCAT
The Pseudomonas poae DNA segment above includes these coding regions:
- a CDS encoding nuclear transport factor 2 family protein, with translation MSDVHDALITEFYQAFQRLDAEAMAACYTEDVVFSDPAFGELRGRDAGDMWRMLTTRAKDFSLTFDSVRSDERGGSAHWVATYLFSATGNTVVNDIQARFVFRDGKISEHHDSFDLWRWSRQALGTKGLLLGWTPLVKNAVRSQALRGLKAFQASR
- a CDS encoding DUF1120 domain-containing protein gives rise to the protein MKPAFFACAAACLMTCTSALQAASSIDLSVTGVITPSACTPSLSDGGKVDFGKIAAKDLSVDLPTELPDVTLKLSVNCDAKTLFALHGRDNRRGSSIYSALSEYYGLGLINGDQKLGAYRIGVYNPVADTAVYPLFSFDYGKTWLVNSSGSYMGHEYWNAFGLVMDTPIALKNVTVDLLIATDIAPAKNLTLTEEVPLDGSATVDVVYL
- a CDS encoding GIY-YIG nuclease family protein; the protein is MSAPDPKPWFVYLVRAANGSLYCGISNDPVRRFATHQSGKGARFFLSSPAVALVYTEQCASKGEALRQERLIKKLKKSAKECLAASGSLI
- a CDS encoding response regulator gives rise to the protein MPGNPSAPPSLDWQHARVLVVDDHRMYRLLLSTLLERLGVAHQACENGLLAVQAMTAQRFDLVISDCRMPVMDGYALTREIRRREQQAGHCGIPVIALSGSLTLDDVRLCKASGMDAWLVKPLSLEQLHDVLQYWLSNPVSGHNPVPTRWRHSQPSRNSLIAAFGAWEVVESMLFNLLQEAYADLTALILARARLDTAETAHRLHRLVGSVAFLGTTDLEPRAIELITQVNQCGVALRARELEQFQQDIEEYLQRLADL
- a CDS encoding DUF1120 domain-containing protein, with protein sequence MNTPLLLLLCCSRHALFAASTTDLAVTGIITPSSCTPSLSDGGVVDHGKLSARDLDPVLPTRLQTGEMHLEVHCEGATLFTLTTVDNRAGTAAINPRSMHGLGMVNDDQKLGAVSFGVFEAVADNAPVQTIMSRDGGTTWGPSSYLGHAALTAFTTGGVPHTPMALQDLSARLRAFTVIAPAGDLSLLDELPIDGHATLQLKYW
- a CDS encoding response regulator transcription factor; amino-acid sequence: MIEATGSCKVVGEANGPDQLLDLVANTACDVIVTDFAMPGDQQADGYSLLGLLNRQYPKVPVILVTMFANVATLRAAFSHGARAIVAKSASARELPQALKTVMQGKTFVSECLRLQLDMASVTQTTETPQLSGKEREVVRMLASGMTVSQIAARVNRSISTISKQKSTAMSRLCISTDVDLFTYARENGMVP
- a CDS encoding DUF1120 domain-containing protein → MNNHLKPLIATLLLAGSASAFAASSVDLTVTGLITPSACEPTLSNGGTVDYGKISAKDLKPDQTTSLPWQSVQLAVTCDAATLMALESKDNREGSSLGGNTTEFGLGLINSSEKLGDMELRIVSPIADGVAARGIGSIDGGLTWFGDYYLANNNLISVADASTVAPMPVKLFTSELSIRPRIAPTNQLTLNNEVAIDGSVTVTVRYL